One window of Trifolium pratense cultivar HEN17-A07 linkage group LG5, ARS_RC_1.1, whole genome shotgun sequence genomic DNA carries:
- the LOC123884489 gene encoding uncharacterized protein LOC123884489 — protein sequence MTKQNKRWIKLRDRSLPEYLKGMKDFLDFAFSRPERPPIKIRCPCCRCNNVNFKTRGEVDCHLHKWGFEPSYENWEYHGESSSDSSEDSDFMDIEDDIGNGADHEMSDDPQIFNMLYEMHRSVNSNREEVFEDPMPSNINEEPNKEAKRFYGLVKDAEQQLYPGGKTFSKLSFIIHLFQMKCLYGWSNTSLDSLLKLLIEAFQIAMLQYHLMQHLKQYCLLI from the coding sequence ATgactaaacaaaataaaagatggATTAAACTCAGAGATAGAAGTTTACCCGAGTATTTAAAAGGAATGAAGGACTTTTTAGATTTTGCTTTTTCTAGGCCCGAGCGACCTCCAATAAAAATTAGGTGCCCGTGTTGCAGATGCAATAATGTTAATTTTAAGACAAGAGGTGAGGTGGATTGCCATTTACATAAGTGGGGATTTGAACCAAGTTATGAGAATTGGGAGTATCATGGAGAATCCTCGAGTGATTCATCAGAAGATAGTGATTTCATGGATATTGAGGATGATATTGGCAATGGTGCTGATCATGAAATGAGCGATGATCCTCAGATCTTCAACATGCTTTATGAAATGCATCGATCAGTTAATTCAAATAGAGAAGAGGTTTTTGAGGATCCTATGCCTAGTAATATCAATGAAGAGCCAAATAAGGAAGCTAAAAGATTTTATGGATTGGTGAAAGATGCTGAACAACAATTATATCCAGGTGGTAAAACTTTCTCCAAATTATCTTTTATCATTCACCTTTTCCAGATGAAATGTCTTTATGGATGGAGCAATACCTCACTTGACTCACTGCTAAAGCTATTGATTGAAGCTTTCCAAATAGCAATGTTGCAATACCACTTGATGCAACATTTAAAACAATATTGCCTCTTGATCTAA
- the LOC123884490 gene encoding polyphenol oxidase A1, chloroplastic-like, translating to MASIPSSPLSLMSFNVSSNFNTSSSLLYPFSQKHQPSKNRKPKHHQITCTSNDTNQNSPKEQEQKSSPRRNVLIGLGGLYGATTFTNNNSLAFGAPVPIPDLTSCVVPPIELPDDMKIINPPLSCCPPFSSDIIDFKFPTFKKLRVRPAAQLVTDDYFAKYNKALELMRALPNDDPRSFYQQANIHCAYCVGGYTQKGYDAELQVHNSWLFLPFHRWYLYFYERILGSLINDPTFAIPFWNWDAPDGMQIPSIFTNPNSSLYDPRRNPTHQPPTIVDLNYNKANDKPATNPSAEEQIKINLTWMHKQMISNSKTNRQFLGSPYRGGDTPFKGAGSLENIPHTPIHIWTGDPRQPHGEDMGHFYAAGRDPLFYAHHANVDRMWSVWKTLGKKRKDFTDPDWLESEFLFYDENKNLVKVKVKDCANDRKLGYVYQDVDIPWIKYKSKPSRRVKSKDKNKSTRKLVDKFPIVLDSVVSINVTRPKKSRNSKEKEDEEEILVIDGIEYDNKTEVKFDVIVNDEDDKEIGGENTEFAGSYVSVLHVHDHGKNKKKKNNNIVTCLRLGLTDLLEDLKADDDDSIVVTLIPRYGNVKISGIKIELED from the coding sequence ATGGCATCTATCCCATCCTCACCTCTCTCACTTATGTCCTTCAATGTCTCTTCCAATTTCAATACCTCATCCTCTTTACTATATCCATTTTCCCAAAAACATCAACCCtctaaaaatagaaaaccaAAGCACCATCAAATAACATGCACTTCCAATGATACTAACCAAAATAGTCCtaaagaacaagaacaaaaatcATCACCAAGAAGAAATGTTCTAATAGGTCTAGGAGGACTTTATGGTGCTACCACTTTTACAAACAACAACTCACTAGCCTTTGGTGCTCCAGTGCCAATTCCAGATCTCACCTCATGTGTAGTTCCACCAATAGAGTTACCAGATGATATGAAAATAATAAACCCTCCACTCAGTTGTTGTCCACCATTTTCCTCAGACATCATAGATTTTAAGTTccctacttttaaaaaattaagggtaAGACCAGCTGCACAATTAGTTACTGATGATTATTTTGCAAAATACAATAAAGCCCTTGAACTCATGAGAGCCCTACCAAATGATGATCCAAGAAGTTTTTACCAACAAGCTAACATTCATTGTGCTTATTGTGTTGGTGGTTATACACAAAAAGGTTACGACGCTGAACTACAAGTTCATAATTCTTGGCTATTTTTGCCTTTCCATCGTTGgtatctttatttttatgagaGAATCTTAGGTAGTTTAATCAATGATCCTACTTTTGCCATACCCTTTTGGAATTGGGATGCTCCTGATGGCATGCAAATTCCTTCCATTTTTACAAATCCAAATTCTTCCCTTTATGACCCTAGAAGAAATCCCACACATCAACCACCAACAATCGTTGACCTAAACTATAACAAAGCTAATGATAAGCCTGCTACTAATCCAAGTGCAGAagaacaaatcaaaatcaaccttACTTGGATGCATAAACAAATGATCTCCAACAGCAAGACCAATAGACAATTTCTTGGAAGCCCTTATCGCGGCGGTGACACACCTTTCAAAGGTGCCGGCTCATTAGAAAATATTCCACATACACCTATTCATATATGGACCGGTGATCCAAGACAGCCTCATGGAGAGGACATGGGACATTTCTATGCCGCCGGAAGAGATCCACTTTTTTACGCTCACCATGCAAATGTGGATAGGATGTGGTCTGTTTGGAAAACGTTAGGTAAAAAAAGGAAGGATTTCACTGACCCGGATTGGCTAGAGTCtgaatttctattttatgaTGAGAATAAGAATCTTGTTAAAGTGAAAGTCAAGGATTGTGCTAATGATAGAAAGCTTGGTTATGTTTATCAAGATGTTGACATTCCTTGgataaaatataaatctaaaccTAGTAGGAGAGTTAAGTCTAAGGATAAGAATAAGTCAACCAGAAAATTGGTTGATAAGTTTCCTATTGTTTTGGATTCGGTTGTGAGTATCAACGTGACGAGGCCAAAGAAGTCGAGGAATTCCAAGGAGAAGGAAGATGAAGAGGAGATTTTGGTGATTGATGGGATCGAGTATGATAACAAAACTGAAGTGAAGTTTGATGTTATTGTGAATGATGAAGATGATAAGGAGATTGGGGGTGAAAATACCGAGTTTGCTGGATCCTATGTGAGTGTGCTTCATGTACATGATCAcggaaaaaataagaagaagaagaataataatattgttacTTGTTTAAGACTTGGATTAACGGATTTGTTGGAGGATTTGAAagctgatgatgatgatagtatCGTGGTTACATTGATTCCTAGATACGgtaatgtcaaaattagtggCATCAAGATAGAGCTTGAAGATTGA
- the LOC123886751 gene encoding uncharacterized protein LOC123886751 encodes MQGRRVARELIFDPEIEKTAKANRKAVRLAREAARLAGVAQESSEEAVSSPNTSDNEANIMAENPPPPPPVVPERMLGDYGQRNNGELANLGFQPRNHVSFDIKNSVLSALKENQYSGAETQCPNLHLEHFYEACDYTDPPGVSESDKRLRLFKYSLTGRAKDWLDTIPPNTINTWQELEMKFMDRYFPIHKYLERRADITSFEQGDSETLYDAWERFKLSLKKCPKHGLDSHTQMQHFTQGLRAQTRMFLDASAGGSLKNKNQTQARELVESMAQNEYRVENDRGAKKKAGMIELDTQTALLAQSTLMNSQMAAVLKHLTSTPNAQMPVMAANEVKCDFCGQGHANGQCFPEGSEEAKYLANFKRNNPKYDPYSNAYNPGWRDHPNFGWGGNQNSNQSQQQSSSQNSQQRRPSQLEDTLTQFIKVTQGNFEAMKVSQDQMKANQDVANKNHEASIKNLETQVGQLSRQFAATQNNGFEGSTKDNPRNESCKAINLRNRVVPSPEIVTKKKKKMIESEKEELVEEEKDKKIEKKNDEKIVEKRGKGVEEKENSVHAKLPYPRKKKAKANDHQQFKKFMKMLHDLQINIPFAEVLEQMPVYAKFMTELMTKKRKPLDDDTVEMTEECSAIIQKKLPQKKKDPGSFTIPCSIGNISVGRALCDLGASINLMPLSMMKKIPGAVAKPTKMQLSLADRSIVHPYGVCT; translated from the exons ATGCAAGGTAGGAGAGTAGCAAGAGAACTAATCTTTGATcctgaaatagagaaaacagcTAAAGCAAACAGAAAAGCAGTTCGGTTAGCCCGAGAGGCTGCCCGGTTAGCAGGTGTTGCACAAGAAAGTAGTGAAGAAGCGGTTTCTAGTCCAAACACATCGGACAACGAAGCCAACATCATGGCTGAaaatccaccaccacctccaccagtTGTGCCTGAGAGGATGTTAGGTGACTATGGGCAAAGAAACAATGGAGAGCTTGCCAATCTGGGTTTTCAACCGAGAAATCATGTGTCATTTGATATCAAGAATTCAGTGCTCAGCGCCCTCAAAGAGAATCAATACTCAGGGGCAGAAACACAATGTCCAAATCTCCACCTGGAGCATTTCTATGAAGCTTGTGACTATACAGACCCACCAGGAGTATCTGAATCAGATAAAAGATTAAGGCTTTTCAAGTACTCGTTAACTGGAAGAGCTAAAGACTGGCTGGACACAATACCACCTAACACCATCAATACTTGGCAAGAGCTAGAGATGAAGTTCATGGATAGGTACTTTCCAATTCACAAGTATCTTGAAAGAAGAGCTGACATTACAAGTTTTGAGCAAGGAGACTCCGAAACATTGTATGATGcctgggaaagattcaaactGAGCCTGAAGAAGTGTCCTAAGCATGGGCTCGATAGTCATACTCAAATGCAGCATTTCACACAAGGATTGAGAGCTCAAACTAGAATGTTTCTAGATGCATCGGCAGGTGgatctttgaaaaataaaaatcaaactcaagctaGAGAGTTGGTGGAATCCATGGCTCAAAATGAGTACAGAGTTGAAAATGATCGTGGTGCAAAGAAGAAAGCAGGCATGATAGAGCTTGATACTCAAACTGCTCTTTTGGCCCAATCTACATTGATGAATTCTCAAATGGCAGCTGTGTTGAAACACCTCACTAGCACTCCTAATGCCCAAATGCCAGTCATGGCAGCTAATGAGgtgaaatgtgatttttgtggaCAAGGGCATGCTAATGGCCAATGTTTTCCTGAAGGGTCAGAAGAGGCAAAGTACCTCGCcaacttcaaaaggaacaaCCCAAAGTATGATCCATATTCAAACGCTTATAACCCAGGTTGGAGAGATCATCCAAACTTTGGTTGGGGAggaaatcaaaactcaaatcaatctcaacaacaatcTTCTTCACAAAACTCTCAACAAAGGAGACCTTCTCAATTAGAGGATACACTTACTCAATTCATAAAGGTTACTCAAGGGAACTTTGAAGCTATGAAGGTCAGCCAAGATCAAATGAAAGCCAACCAAGATGTTgccaacaagaatcatgaagcttcaattAAGAACTTGGAAACTCAAGTTGGGCAATTGTCAAGGCAATTCGCGGCTactcaaaataatggttttgaAGGTTCTACAAAGGATAATCCGAGGAATGAAAGTTGCAAGGCGATTAATTTGAGAAATAGAGTGGTTCCTTCACCTGAGATTGTAACGAAGAAAAAGA AGAAAATGATTGAGAGTGAGAAAGAGGAGTTAGTTGAAGAggagaaagataaaaaaattgaaaaaaagaatGATGAGAAGATAGTTGAAAAGAGAGGCAAGGGTGTAGAGGAGAAAGAAAATTCTGTCCATGCTAAATTGCCATATCCGCGCAAGAAGAAGGCAAAGGCTAATGATCACcaacaattcaaaaagtttatgaagatGCTTCATGATCTCCAAATTAACATTCCTTTTGCTGAAGTGTTGGAACAGATGCCTGTCTATGCCAAATTCATGACGGAACTTATGACAAAGAAGCGGAAACCTCTTGACGATGATACAGTGGAGATGACAGAGGAATGTAGTGCCATAATCCAAAAGAAACTTCCTCAAAAGAAGAAGGATCCTGGAAGCTTTACCATACCATGTTCAATAGGTAACATCTCCGTTGGTCGAGCTCTATGTGATTTAGGAGCTAGCATCAACCTAATGCCAttgtcaatgatgaagaagatacccgGAGCTGTTGCAAAACCCACAAAGATGCAGCTCTCTTTAGCTGATCGTTCTATTGTACATCCTTACGGCGTGTGTACTTGA